From Venturia canescens isolate UGA chromosome 3, ASM1945775v1, whole genome shotgun sequence:
GACGTGTCTACAGACATATCACTGGCATTCGCAGTTGTTAAAATGTGTCGGTCGTTGATGAAACATTCTGACACGTTCACGAAGCAATTCAAAAACAAGCAGGGTACGAATGTCTTGAAAATACAAATGGATCCTGTCTCGGCGATATTGCAGTTGACAATCCGAGTGAAAAGCATTTTTCAAtgcatcatcatttttttaattgcagcTAATTTAGCCTCCGGTTTTTTGGCACTGCAATGGCCGGATGACAAATCAACGGGAGCTACGTACAAAACCGCTGTTGTGGGTTTCTTAACAAACTGGTTACAAAACGAGCCGGACCCCCTCGCAACTGTAACAACAGTTTTAGAATGGTTGCCCGACGAAGTCAAAACACTCGAAAAAACTAGCGATCGTCTGGAGCGCTTGCCCTCGATTACCAAAGCACTTTTTCACAACATGTTccaaaaattgtttgaaaatttgatcaacGGTATTAAAATTTCCTTGGCTGCGGCTAAAACGtaaatatctatttttttttcttttgctacTTCTATTAACACTTGttgaaaacaattatttcagccctccgggcggaaagtggcaactttcggcccgctgcgcgggccgaagttgccgcattccgcctgcgtcggacagaaaaatcgtatacactccacgggagtgaaattagaccacctcaaaccgcgtgcttatcaccctcgccttcggctcgggtgacaattctgcccgcggtttgaagtagtctactttccctccctaggtgtgtaatatactatttttcaaaaatttcgaatcacACGagcattcgaaatttttaaactacTTCAAATTCATTCTTTATGATAAAAGCTTCGAAAAGGATTTTACTGATTTAATTTAtgacgttttttcattcttcattcGAGTGATTTACCTTTGttaatcaatttttgaaaaactgaaatttcttgaatgaCAAATACAGGGATGAAACGATTTTCGGGCGCTTGTTGAAGCCAGAGTTGCGTGACTGCTGACACGTTGAATTATGTTTCTTTCAGAGATCCTGAGAGGATAAAAGTCTGGCAAAAAGTGAGCTGCAACgttcaaaaaatcgtacaGATTTGCAAAAGCTCGTCGCGTTCCGTTCTTCTCCCCTTTCTCAGGTCGATGACTTCGCTGTTGAGAATATTTCTTGCCAGTGGGATGCCCGTCCTCGAGCAGAATCTTCGATTCCAAACAGAAGAAGTCACgggaatattaaaaatgatgcaagGTTCGTGCAGTCTAAATTTATTACCTTTCAAAAAAGTTCTAAACAGCTACAAGTTTTGACcgaattaacttttttctatcttcATTCAGGCGGAACGCGGTACTTGAACGTGGTTTGCGTCGATTGCACCGAAAAAAAAGACTTGACTTTGGCCAAAATTGTACCACCTGCAAAATCGCTCactgaaaaattgttgtttttggTAAAAGGTATGCTGGTTTACAACAACAGTTCCGACGCTTTTTGGATGGGAAATCTGGtcaacaaaaatttggaaGGCCAACAAATATATTCCCAAGTGAGTATTGATTCCCTACAACTGTTGTTTGTACAATAAACATCACATTATTACTATCAAGTGGCAGTAGGATGAGAGAAACTTAAAAGAGTTCTgactttcacttttttttctttgtcttatttttttcatcagtcgTCTTCGGAGGAACCGACAACGACAACAAGTGCACAAGTTTCTGTCGCTGCCGATTCCGAAGATGAGGCACCTTCGGAAATTCTCGATAGTGAGATTGAGGAACAACTGTCGGACGAAGATTCGTAAAAACAAgtttcttctgtttttacACAAATACTAATCTTCTGCAGGCCAAAATGGtatcatatttatattttcataacaACGACTCTGTCACGCTATTGGCACAGTCGTGATAATtcgtgtaattattttttgtttttttacgaCGATAGAAATAGTATTCGATAATGAGCCAGTGTCCAAAGGTGtttcatatttataaaaatgtcttCCGGGTTCGTGtcagtttcgtttttcacgaTGTATTCGATAATGAGCCAACGTCCAAAAATGTTTcatgtttttaaaaatgtattctcaGTTCATCTAGAATTATGTGTTATTCGTATACGTTTTGATATTGTTATCATTGTGTATCATGAAGCTTTCTTGTGACAAAAATATGTTGCTCCTTTTGTACAATCAAACTGTTCTGAACGAGaggtaaaaagttttttttacgttACAAGTAATTATATTCcctaaaaataatgagagtAACGATGATGAACGccataaaaaatcaatatttcttacatttttttgatctttGGATAATTTGAACAGTTTGAAATATTCGAGTCACCGACGTCCCAGTAGCAGTGTCAAAAAAAGCCCCAGTGCGACTActcaacaaaataaaaaatcaagaaacgaGTGattatacaattataaaaatgattccaatgttgaataaaaatatattctctTTATAATTTTTAGTGGATTTTTCAGAACAaaagtgaaataaattttagaCGAGAGCTCAATCTGATTTGGTCTTTGCGACTGAAAAACAGAATTTCAAATGCagaacgaggaaaaatacTGTAAGGCGTTATCGCGGCTTGAGCTTCGTCTCAAAAGTTTGCAGTTTCCAAGTATTATCAGGCATTTTAGTTTCCTCGTGGAACGTCACGTTGTCCGATCCGTCGACGAGCAATATCGTGTGGGTTCTTGTCTTGTAATCGAGCCGTTCGTCGCTCACGCAAATCGAACTCAGTGCTTCGTGCCATTTCGGTGATCTTTTGCGCAACTCCGGATCCGGCAAGTGACtggaaacataaaaaaatgacattttatAAAACTATAAAAATGTCCATAACTCAAGAGGAGactcaaatgaaaattcattatcaCTCGAAAATGGGACAACCAAATTAccgtttcttcgacttcaacATTTTACCAAGATTTTCGATAAGAGTGTCGCGATCCGAAACTGTCACACCCCTCACGATTCTCCTCATCTCTTCCATCCCAGCTCTCACTTTCGCATATGGCTCCTCGACCAGACTGTTGCTCACACCGAATATGTCACCGGAATACTGTTGTGGTCCAGAAGTCTCTGGCGAACTTGACAAGTACTCGATGCTGGCGTCactaaaataatttgaaaaaattaagttaatcCCATTGGAAGAGCCGAACTGGAATGAATTTTCGTGATTTATTGTCACTGAAAAAGTAGGATGGATAGGATTCGTAAGTATTTTAGTAATCGGCAAAAGTGTCGCGGCTGGATCTGGATGAAACTCACTGTAAATCGAGGAGAATCAAATTGTACGGATTGTAAGGTTGAGACGTTTGATTGACGTTGTGCAATTTGTTCAAATAATTTATCGGGGAATCATCAGACGTGAGGTAATCGACGACCAGGTATCCACGTCCCTTTCCCGCATCGTCGGCGACTCTCATATAACCTGGCAAATTCAAGAGAACACCAGCTCGCCCTTTGGTCGAAAGAGCAAACCAAGTGCCGCCCTCTTTGCCGGGCTCACTGTCAACACCTATTTCCAAAATGGATACTATTTTATCCCAATGTTTTACATATATTTCGGTGATTAAATTTGCCagaaaatgtttaaaatccaacaaatattgaacaacaaaaaaagaattaaCTTTGTGGAAGAATTCTTACGATACTGACAGAAAATTAAGACATTTTAGTCATTCTGTTTTTGTTTGTGGTGTTTCACTTTGTACAGGTAGCGACAAAATTTAGTTCCTGAACCTCCTAAACACTGCGTGATCATtctaacgaatttttcgaatcgatacttaaggatatattgcacaggcgatacaatgttgccatgctaaactatgctaaaaacattaaaaaatttaaaatgatcagaattttataaaatttggtgaacatattctttagtgccaaatttgacaatacaaattttttaagatttttcttctgtacagttatcgagtaattgatcactaaagttcacgtgtataagcatagcgtttccatatatataggtatacattccgggcataagaaatctgctttaatgcgtaattactcgataactaaacagaagaaaattttgaaaaaatttgtgttttcgcacttgatgttgaagaacattatcaccaaatttgatcaatttctaattatttcgacttttgtatcattcacccttaaaatCAGTTCGTTATTTTCTTGGAATTCGAAAACGGTGTGATCTGGCGAAAAAATTGATCATACGAGTTTCACTTtttctgatgaaaaaaatttgtcttgTAAATACCTCCCAAACAATCGGGATTCTTATCCCAGTAGTGGGCAGGTTTTGCTGGTCTCGTGTCAACCTCGTCGCGATTCGATGCAACAATCAGGCGATACGACCTTTCAACGGCTTTTGGATTACGATAGACGAACAGAATACACATTTTGAAAGCCGACGCCGAGTGTCAAATTCAAAGAGGTCACAATTTTTCGAAGCTTTCCCATCCAGTGAATTTTCTGACTGAAATCACTTCCCACCTGAATTCCCGCATTTTCATTGTTCTCTTCGCGTTGATAAGTTTGTTGATAGATTGAAGGCGATTAATGAGAGCATGATAAATCAAGATAGGAAGTAACCTTTCGACGAACACTTTGCCCGGAGTGTTTGGAgcgagaaaaattcaattatatCGCGCACTCAAATTGATTTGCAACAATGATAAATCAAGATAAGATCACGTAACGTTGAGAAATCTGGAGAGGAGAATAAATTGATGAGGCAAACAGGACTTCTacataatttgaaaattcgagctTCCATTATTGCAGGATGACAGGTTATCGTAATCGATCATTCACAATTTCTGATAAACTGAtcgtttcataatttttatgttttattatTCACAAGAAATGATAATTATCTGCACGAACACAGTCTATAGTAGACTTCCTAGTCGGAATAAACGTTTCTTCTGCTGACAAAAAAATCAGGTTCAAGAGTCGCAACGGTAACATGTGTAATATATCTAAAAGTGCACTGAATTTCACGCAATAAAGAGCAAACaaacaaaagcaaaaaaaaatttttccattttaattCCAAAACAACAGTttcttgattaaaaaattacaatgATAGTATCGTTTGA
This genomic window contains:
- the Tango2 gene encoding transport and Golgi organization protein 2; protein product: MCILFVYRNPKAVERSYRLIVASNRDEVDTRPAKPAHYWDKNPDCLGGVDSEPGKEGGTWFALSTKGRAGVLLNLPGYMRVADDAGKGRGYLVVDYLTSDDSPINYLNKLHNVNQTSQPYNPYNLILLDLHDASIEYLSSSPETSGPQQYSGDIFGVSNSLVEEPYAKVRAGMEEMRRIVRGVTVSDRDTLIENLGKMLKSKKRHLPDPELRKRSPKWHEALSSICVSDERLDYKTRTHTILLVDGSDNVTFHEETKMPDNTWKLQTFETKLKPR